CCCCATCATCGAGCCTGGCTTGGTGACACGCTTAACCATGGCCACCGCAGCCGGACGCATTACCACGCTGACGCAAAATGCCATGATGGCCTTAATCAAGGACGTCGCGGCCACCATGTATACGCCGCTTTAAGTCGGCCTCGACGGTACCACTGTAACAGGAAATTCTTCGGTATCGATTTCTGCTTGAGTGGCTGGGTTGTAACGCGCCGCCACCACGGTGCGCTCATTGATCAGTGCATCGAGTTGACTCAGCACTTGCGGTGCCAAGACCAAACTGGCTGCCGCCAAGTTTTCTTCCAAATGGGCCAGGCTGGTGGTACCGGGAATCGGAATCACATGTGCGCCGCGCGTCAGTAACCATGCCAGCGATAATTGCGCCGCGCTGCAGCCAACTTGTGCGGCCAGCGCCAGCAATTCTGTATGCCAAGGCAAATTCGCGGCGACCTGTGCGGTGCTGAAGCGTGGCATGCTGCGACGAATATCATTCGGTTCAAACGCCTGCACATCAGGCAACTGCGCCGTCAGAAAACCACGCCCGAGCGGACTGAAAGCGACCAAGGCCACATCGAGTTCACGACAAGCCTCAAGCACGGCGATTTCCGGGTTACGCGTCCATAAAGAATACTCGGTCTGCAGCGCCGCAATCGGATGCACCGCCTGAGCCCGTCGTAAAGTGACGGCCGACACTTCCGACAAACCGATGCTGACGATTTTCCCGGCCTGCACCAAATCGGCCAGCGCACCGACGCTGTCTTCGATAGGCACACTCTTATCCCAGCGATGCAAGTAGTACAAGTCGATGACATCGGTACGCAAACGGCGCAGACTGTCTTCGCAAGTACGACGCAAAGTCTGCGGCCGCCCATCGATACGACGCTGACCGTTTTCTTGAAAAATTCCGCATTTACTGGCCAAAGTAAAGCGACTGCGCTGCCCCGCCAGCACGCGGCCGACTAATTCTTCATTGGCACCATAGCCGTACAAGGCCGCCGTATCAAACAGCGTCACCCCGAGATCCAAGGCCCGCAACAAGACCCGCTCAGCCGCGGCAGCCGAGGGTGCCACACCGTAAGCGTGACTGAGATTCATGCAACCGAAACCGAGGGCCGTAACCTGGTGTTGCGCGATGCGACGTTGTTCCATGTGTGCCCCTGTGTCTGAATGCTGTCACCGCCAGCGCAAGGAATTTCGCGCAGAGATAGCCGACAGCTTGCGCATGATGAGGGTCTGCGCGTGTTTTGGCTAGTGTTACTGGGCACCAGCAGTTATAGCAATCGGGTATAGGTGAATACTCACCGTTAGCTAAGGAGATTTTGCAGCCGATTACTCCGCAGTCCGACAGACTATTGGTCTGTGCCGCCGTCACGCGTCAGAATTGCTCGTAAAAAGAGGCTGTCGCAAAAGCCTGATCATTACCCACAAGTTAGGTCGATTGCGCGCCCACCCATTCGCCCAATTCGTCATTGCCGCGCAGGCGGCAATCCAGTGGCGCGTACGCGCCTTTTATTTTTGACCAGACCGTGATGGAATTGAATTGGGGTAGTGATCC
The sequence above is drawn from the Undibacterium sp. CCC3.4 genome and encodes:
- a CDS encoding aldo/keto reductase, which translates into the protein MEQRRIAQHQVTALGFGCMNLSHAYGVAPSAAAAERVLLRALDLGVTLFDTAALYGYGANEELVGRVLAGQRSRFTLASKCGIFQENGQRRIDGRPQTLRRTCEDSLRRLRTDVIDLYYLHRWDKSVPIEDSVGALADLVQAGKIVSIGLSEVSAVTLRRAQAVHPIAALQTEYSLWTRNPEIAVLEACRELDVALVAFSPLGRGFLTAQLPDVQAFEPNDIRRSMPRFSTAQVAANLPWHTELLALAAQVGCSAAQLSLAWLLTRGAHVIPIPGTTSLAHLEENLAAASLVLAPQVLSQLDALINERTVVAARYNPATQAEIDTEEFPVTVVPSRPT